One Pseudorhodoplanes sinuspersici DNA segment encodes these proteins:
- the urtB gene encoding urea ABC transporter permease subunit UrtB: MRFCGRFVACALTLFFLVIVTASSGISQTLDDALTKFSADSFGQTEEGINAVAATGSPRAIAVIEALQAGQLFFEPASKRIFIRQGTNTIDAATGAAADVPAADLKTVRINNRLRRAIEAAIGTLTLMSPDARQRLTAAQAVFKSRDASALPALDAAIAKEADTRVKRVLNEARAAVILHKADASEADKINAVGVIRARGDQEAVALLSNLPENTPASAQKQAKDAVASIQTRLAFWEVLQNAWYGLSLGSVLLLAAIGLAITFGVMGVINMAHGEMVMLGAYVTFVVQELIRAHNPALFDYSLAIAIPLAFLLTGLIGILIERTVIQWLYGRALETLLATWGISLILQQAIRTAFGPTNREVGNPSWMSGAFELGQITITYNRLWIIVFTLVVFFGLLGILRFTRIGLEMRAVTQNRRMAASMGIKTANVDMLTFGLGSGIAGLAGVALSQIDNVSPNLGQSYIIDSFMVVVFGGVGNLWGTLVGAFTLGIANKFLEPYAGAVVAKIAILVLIILFIQKRPRGLFALKGRAVEA; encoded by the coding sequence ATGAGATTCTGCGGCCGGTTTGTCGCTTGTGCGCTGACGCTGTTCTTTCTGGTGATCGTCACGGCGTCGTCCGGGATCAGTCAGACACTCGATGACGCGCTGACCAAGTTCTCCGCAGATTCCTTTGGTCAGACCGAAGAGGGCATTAACGCCGTTGCGGCGACAGGGTCGCCACGCGCGATTGCCGTCATCGAAGCATTGCAGGCCGGGCAACTTTTCTTCGAGCCCGCGAGCAAACGTATTTTCATTCGGCAGGGCACCAACACAATCGACGCCGCGACCGGCGCGGCAGCTGATGTTCCGGCCGCCGATCTTAAAACAGTACGCATCAACAATCGCCTGCGTCGTGCCATTGAAGCCGCAATCGGCACGTTGACCCTGATGTCGCCGGATGCTCGCCAGCGCCTGACGGCCGCGCAGGCCGTGTTCAAGTCGCGTGACGCGTCGGCGCTGCCAGCACTCGATGCCGCCATTGCCAAGGAAGCTGACACGCGCGTCAAGCGCGTGCTGAACGAAGCGCGCGCGGCCGTGATTCTCCACAAGGCTGATGCGTCAGAGGCCGACAAGATCAATGCTGTCGGCGTGATCCGCGCGCGCGGCGATCAGGAAGCCGTGGCGCTGCTGTCCAACTTGCCCGAAAACACTCCGGCTTCAGCTCAGAAGCAGGCGAAGGATGCCGTAGCCAGCATTCAGACCCGTCTCGCATTCTGGGAGGTGTTGCAGAATGCCTGGTACGGTCTGTCGCTCGGTTCGGTGCTGCTGCTGGCGGCGATCGGGCTTGCCATCACCTTCGGCGTAATGGGCGTGATCAACATGGCGCATGGCGAGATGGTGATGCTCGGCGCCTATGTCACATTCGTCGTGCAGGAACTGATCCGTGCTCACAATCCGGCGTTGTTCGATTATTCGCTCGCCATAGCCATTCCACTGGCGTTCCTGCTGACGGGGTTGATCGGCATCCTGATCGAGCGGACGGTGATTCAATGGCTCTATGGCCGCGCATTGGAAACCTTGCTGGCGACCTGGGGCATTTCGCTGATCCTGCAGCAGGCGATCCGCACCGCCTTTGGTCCGACCAACCGTGAAGTCGGCAACCCTTCCTGGATGAGCGGTGCATTCGAACTCGGCCAGATCACCATCACCTATAATCGCCTCTGGATCATTGTCTTCACGTTGGTGGTGTTTTTTGGTTTGTTGGGCATTCTTCGCTTCACCCGCATCGGACTTGAGATGCGCGCAGTGACGCAGAACCGCCGCATGGCCGCATCGATGGGGATCAAGACCGCCAATGTCGACATGCTCACCTTTGGTCTTGGTTCCGGAATCGCCGGACTTGCCGGCGTTGCGTTGTCACAGATCGATAATGTGTCGCCCAATCTCGGCCAGAGCTACATCATCGACTCATTCATGGTCGTGGTGTTCGGCGGTGTAGGCAATCTCTGGGGCACGTTGGTCGGCGCCTTCACGCTCGGCATCGCGAATAAGTTTCTGGAGCCCTATGCGGGCGCGGTGGTCGCCAAGATCGCCATCCTCGTCCTCATCATCCTGTTCATTCAGAAGCGCCCGCGCGGCCTGTTCGCGCTGAAGGGCAGGGCGGTGGAGGCGTGA
- a CDS encoding urease accessory protein UreE: protein MYRVTNIKPAGSWVMAEAVDRVTLDADDRTRRRIVLTGENGTQFLLDFVSPVTLHHGDGLVLDDGSIVLVAGMPEPLAEIAASSPREFVRLAWHLGNRHTDVQITGSRIRIRRDHVLEDMMRGLGATVTLIDAPFEPHATVPHSHDHEHAHHHHHGDHHGHDHER from the coding sequence ATGTATCGGGTCACGAACATTAAGCCCGCCGGTTCCTGGGTGATGGCCGAGGCTGTCGACCGTGTCACCCTCGATGCGGATGATCGTACGCGCCGCCGTATCGTGCTGACTGGCGAAAACGGCACACAGTTTCTGCTCGATTTTGTAAGCCCGGTGACTTTGCATCACGGCGACGGGCTGGTGCTGGATGACGGCTCCATCGTTCTGGTGGCCGGCATGCCGGAGCCGCTGGCGGAAATCGCTGCCTCGTCGCCGCGCGAATTCGTGCGTCTCGCCTGGCATCTCGGCAACCGGCACACCGACGTGCAGATCACAGGTTCACGCATTCGCATCCGACGAGATCATGTGCTGGAGGATATGATGCGCGGGCTCGGCGCGACGGTGACTTTGATCGATGCGCCGTTCGAGCCGCATGCGACGGTGCCGCACAGCCATGATCATGAGCACGCGCATCACCATCATCACGGTGATCATCACGGCCACGACCATGAGCGGTAG
- the urtD gene encoding urea ABC transporter ATP-binding protein UrtD has translation MEMRTTNALLYLNGVSVSFDGFKALNNLSLAIEPGEMRAIIGPNGAGKTTMMDVITGKTRPDEGDALFEGERDLTKLDETEIALLGIGRKFQKPTVFEMHSVEDNLLLALKSNRTARAAISWKPNAEDARRIDRILDTIRLNPARARLAGSLSHGQKQWLEIGMLLGQEPKLLLVDEPVAGMTDAETMQTAELLKEINHEKSVVVVEHDMHFVRELGVKVTCLHEGSVLAEGSIDQVSTNERVVEVYLGR, from the coding sequence ATGGAAATGCGAACCACGAACGCCTTGCTGTATCTCAACGGCGTCTCCGTCTCCTTCGATGGCTTCAAGGCGCTGAACAATCTGTCGCTGGCCATCGAGCCCGGCGAGATGCGTGCGATCATCGGGCCAAATGGCGCCGGCAAGACCACGATGATGGATGTCATCACCGGCAAGACGCGGCCGGACGAGGGGGATGCCCTGTTCGAAGGTGAGCGCGATCTCACAAAACTTGACGAAACCGAAATTGCCTTGCTCGGTATCGGGCGCAAGTTCCAGAAGCCGACCGTATTCGAAATGCATTCGGTGGAAGATAATCTGTTGCTGGCGCTGAAGAGTAACAGGACCGCGCGTGCGGCCATCAGTTGGAAGCCCAATGCCGAAGACGCGCGACGCATTGACCGCATCCTCGATACCATTCGCCTGAATCCGGCCCGCGCGCGGCTGGCCGGCTCATTGTCACATGGCCAGAAACAATGGCTCGAGATCGGCATGCTGCTCGGTCAGGAACCTAAGCTGTTGCTGGTGGATGAACCGGTTGCCGGCATGACCGACGCGGAAACGATGCAGACGGCGGAACTGCTGAAGGAAATCAATCACGAGAAGAGCGTGGTCGTGGTCGAGCACGACATGCATTTCGTGCGCGAACTCGGCGTCAAGGTGACGTGCCTGCACGAAGGCTCGGTGCTGGCGGAAGGATCGATCGATCAGGTTTCGACCAACGAGCGGGTCGTCGAGGTCTACTTAGGACGGTAG
- the urtC gene encoding urea ABC transporter permease subunit UrtC: MTGGPIIRTLDRSAIVFLTILAAVGILIPLSNLLLPPSSPLHVPTYAVALFGKYICYALLALSIDLIWGYCGILSLGHGAFFALGGYAMGMYLMRQIGTRGVYANPVLPDFMVFLNWKELPFFWYGFQSFPYAMLMVLLAPGVLAFVFGWFAFRSRVTGVYLSIITQAMTFALMLAFFRNDFGFGGNNGLTDFKDILGFNVQAQSTRAALFAISCLALGICFVICRKLVTSKFGKVLVAIRDAESRTRFLGYRVESYKLFVWTVSACMAGVAGALYVPQVGIINPGEFAPANSIEAVIWVAVGGRGTLTGAVLGAILVNYAKTTFTTGFLAPYWLFLLGGLFVGVTLFLPRGIVGTISHWWSERQARRAAVRGSEPVADAVVKPAE, translated from the coding sequence ATGACCGGCGGGCCAATCATTCGCACGCTGGATCGCAGCGCGATCGTTTTCCTGACGATTCTGGCGGCCGTCGGGATTCTCATTCCACTATCCAACCTGCTGCTGCCGCCGTCGTCGCCGCTGCATGTGCCGACCTATGCGGTTGCGCTGTTCGGCAAATATATCTGCTACGCGTTGCTTGCGCTCTCGATCGATCTGATCTGGGGCTATTGCGGCATTCTCTCGCTCGGCCATGGCGCTTTCTTCGCGCTTGGCGGTTACGCGATGGGCATGTATCTGATGCGGCAGATCGGCACCCGCGGCGTTTACGCCAATCCGGTTCTGCCGGATTTCATGGTCTTCCTGAACTGGAAGGAGCTGCCGTTCTTCTGGTACGGCTTCCAGTCTTTCCCTTATGCCATGCTGATGGTGCTGCTGGCGCCTGGCGTCCTGGCCTTTGTGTTCGGATGGTTCGCGTTCCGCTCGCGCGTCACCGGCGTGTATCTGTCGATCATCACCCAGGCGATGACCTTTGCGCTGATGCTGGCGTTCTTCCGCAACGATTTCGGTTTCGGCGGCAACAATGGCCTGACCGACTTCAAGGACATCCTCGGCTTCAACGTGCAGGCGCAATCGACGCGCGCCGCTTTGTTCGCGATCTCGTGTCTCGCGCTTGGCATCTGTTTCGTCATCTGCCGTAAGCTGGTGACCTCGAAATTCGGCAAGGTCCTTGTTGCGATCCGCGATGCGGAATCACGGACGCGCTTCCTCGGCTATCGGGTCGAATCCTACAAGCTGTTTGTCTGGACCGTGTCCGCCTGCATGGCTGGCGTTGCCGGCGCGCTCTATGTGCCTCAGGTCGGCATCATCAATCCGGGCGAGTTTGCACCGGCCAATTCCATCGAGGCGGTGATCTGGGTCGCGGTCGGCGGACGCGGCACGCTCACCGGTGCAGTGCTGGGAGCGATCCTTGTCAATTATGCGAAGACGACATTCACCACAGGCTTCCTCGCGCCTTACTGGCTGTTCCTGCTCGGCGGATTGTTTGTCGGCGTCACCCTGTTTCTGCCGCGGGGCATCGTGGGCACCATCTCCCATTGGTGGTCCGAGCGACAGGCGCGACGGGCCGCTGTGAGGGGCAGCGAGCCCGTCGCGGATGCCGTCGTGAAGCCGGCGGAGTGA
- the urtE gene encoding urea ABC transporter ATP-binding subunit UrtE, producing the protein MLDVKAIDLHYGAAQALRGVSLVAKPGEVTCVLGRNGVGKTSLLRAIVGQEAVSKGAIEWDGKSINGLKPYQRARSGIAFVPQGREIFPLLTVEENLKTGFAPLKRDQRDIPDDVFSLFPVLNNMLRRRGGDLSGGQQQQLAIGRALVMRPKLLLLDEPTEGIQPSIIKDIGRAISYLRGLGTMAIVLVEQYYDFARELGDRFVAMDRGSVVYSSGKDDLDEPALKRALAL; encoded by the coding sequence ATGCTCGACGTAAAGGCCATCGATCTTCATTACGGCGCGGCGCAGGCGCTGCGCGGCGTGTCGCTGGTTGCAAAACCGGGTGAGGTCACCTGTGTGCTGGGGCGTAACGGCGTCGGCAAGACCAGCTTGCTGCGTGCGATTGTCGGCCAGGAGGCCGTCAGCAAGGGTGCCATCGAGTGGGACGGCAAGAGCATCAACGGCCTTAAGCCTTATCAGCGTGCCCGTTCCGGCATTGCCTTCGTGCCGCAGGGCCGCGAGATCTTCCCGTTGTTGACCGTCGAGGAAAACCTCAAAACCGGTTTCGCACCGCTGAAGCGCGATCAACGTGACATACCCGACGATGTCTTCTCGCTGTTTCCGGTGCTGAACAACATGCTCCGCCGCCGCGGCGGCGATCTGTCTGGTGGCCAGCAGCAGCAATTGGCGATCGGTCGGGCTCTGGTGATGCGGCCGAAGCTGCTTCTGCTCGACGAGCCGACCGAAGGCATCCAGCCCTCGATCATCAAGGATATCGGCCGCGCCATTTCCTATTTGCGCGGGCTCGGAACGATGGCGATCGTGCTGGTCGAACAATATTACGATTTCGCGCGCGAACTGGGCGACCGCTTCGTGGCGATGGATCGCGGTTCGGTGGTCTATTCGTCTGGCAAGGATGACCTCGACGAGCCGGCTCTGAAGCGCGCGCTGGCGCTCTGA
- a CDS encoding urease accessory protein UreD has product MTPATGKADSASIFANNRARGHIAVSVTVSDGRTRRRQVEESGSYRIRFPNTDGIESEAVIVNTAGGVAGGDDFSVSIAASDNARLAVTTAAAEKIYRAIDTPARMNVSLSVASGAALRWLPQETILFDETRLHRDISVDLDDTASLLMVEAVIFGRAAMNETVRSGELVDRWRIRRNGRLVFAETLKLDGDVSALLARPATGKGAVALATIIMAPGHDSIVESLRALIEDLSSEAGVSAWNDIAVIRLCSVDAAALRRDLVSVLNVVGGALPRLWTN; this is encoded by the coding sequence ATGACGCCAGCAACAGGCAAAGCCGACAGCGCAAGCATCTTTGCCAATAACCGCGCCCGCGGGCATATTGCCGTGTCGGTTACCGTGTCCGATGGCCGAACGCGGCGTCGGCAGGTGGAAGAATCCGGCTCCTATCGCATCCGCTTTCCCAACACGGACGGCATCGAAAGCGAGGCAGTCATCGTCAACACCGCCGGCGGCGTCGCCGGGGGGGATGACTTCAGTGTGTCGATTGCAGCGTCCGACAACGCACGGCTGGCGGTCACGACGGCCGCCGCGGAAAAGATCTATCGCGCCATTGACACGCCGGCGCGGATGAATGTTTCGCTGTCGGTCGCATCGGGCGCGGCTTTGCGCTGGCTGCCGCAGGAAACGATCCTGTTCGACGAGACCCGGCTGCACCGCGACATCAGCGTCGATCTCGACGATACCGCATCGCTGCTGATGGTCGAGGCTGTGATCTTCGGCCGCGCGGCGATGAACGAGACGGTTCGGAGCGGCGAATTGGTCGACCGCTGGCGCATTCGCCGCAATGGCCGGCTGGTTTTTGCCGAAACGCTGAAGCTCGATGGGGACGTCAGCGCCTTGCTGGCACGGCCGGCGACCGGAAAGGGCGCCGTGGCGCTCGCGACCATCATCATGGCGCCGGGCCATGACAGCATCGTCGAATCGCTGCGCGCTCTGATCGAGGATTTATCGTCGGAGGCTGGCGTGTCGGCCTGGAATGACATCGCCGTCATCCGTTTGTGTTCAGTTGATGCTGCGGCCTTGCGGCGCGATCTGGTTTCGGTGCTCAATGTGGTTGGCGGTGCGCTGCCGCGGCTCTGGACGAATTGA
- a CDS encoding urease subunit beta, whose product MIPGEMFIADGEIELNAGRKTITLSVSNTGDRPIQVGSHYHFFETNPALTFDRKKARGMRLDIAAGTAVRFEPGQTREVQLVALAGKRMIYGFRGDVMGKL is encoded by the coding sequence ATGATCCCCGGAGAAATGTTTATCGCCGATGGCGAAATCGAGCTGAATGCCGGCCGGAAGACCATCACGCTCAGCGTGTCGAATACCGGCGACCGACCAATCCAGGTCGGCTCGCATTATCATTTCTTCGAAACCAACCCGGCGCTGACATTCGATCGCAAGAAGGCGCGCGGCATGCGGCTTGATATCGCCGCCGGCACCGCGGTTCGCTTCGAACCTGGGCAAACGCGCGAGGTCCAGCTCGTCGCGCTCGCCGGCAAGCGCATGATCTACGGCTTCCGCGGCGATGTGATGGGGAAGCTGTGA
- a CDS encoding urease accessory protein UreF, producing MSGDRGGSAFLYRLMAWLSPSYPVGAFSYSSGIEWVVEAGDIKDAATLIDWLSLMMSNGAGFCDAVLFVHAHRATSDDNEAALRDVAELAAAFSPTKERHLETTAQGRAFIDATRAAWACESLSLLAKAWDGPVAYPVAVGVTCAGHGMTVDVALPALLHAVAANWISAGVRLIPLGQTDGQRVLAALEPVIVVTAARALTSSLDDIGSATFRADLASMRHETQYTRLFRS from the coding sequence CTGTCCGGTGATCGTGGAGGGAGTGCATTCCTCTATCGCCTGATGGCGTGGCTGTCGCCGTCCTATCCCGTCGGCGCATTCTCCTATTCCAGCGGCATCGAATGGGTGGTGGAAGCCGGGGATATCAAAGATGCAGCGACGCTGATCGACTGGCTTTCGCTGATGATGAGCAACGGCGCAGGATTTTGCGACGCCGTGCTGTTCGTGCATGCGCATCGCGCGACATCGGATGATAATGAAGCCGCGTTGCGCGACGTGGCCGAACTGGCCGCGGCTTTCTCGCCGACCAAGGAGCGTCATCTCGAAACCACGGCGCAGGGGCGGGCCTTCATCGATGCCACCCGCGCGGCCTGGGCGTGCGAGAGCCTGTCGCTGCTGGCAAAGGCGTGGGATGGCCCGGTCGCTTATCCCGTCGCGGTCGGCGTCACTTGCGCGGGCCACGGCATGACGGTGGACGTCGCGTTACCGGCTCTCCTTCACGCGGTCGCGGCCAACTGGATTTCCGCCGGCGTGCGGCTGATCCCGCTCGGGCAGACCGACGGCCAGCGCGTGCTGGCAGCGCTGGAGCCGGTAATCGTTGTCACAGCGGCGAGGGCGCTCACGTCATCGCTGGACGATATCGGCAGCGCCACGTTCCGCGCCGATCTCGCTTCGATGCGACATGAGACACAATATACGAGGTTGTTTAGATCATGA
- the urtA gene encoding urea ABC transporter substrate-binding protein, which translates to MIHSLHAVAERPIARRWLAATAGLALSMAAILPAKAQETIKVGILHSLSGTMAISETTLKDVMLMLIEEQNKKGGLLGKKLEAVVVDPASNWPLFAEKARELITKEKVAAVFGCWTSVSRKSVLPVFKELNSILFYPVQYEGEESERNVFYTGAAPNQQAIPAVDYLMKEEKVQRWVLEGTDYVYPRTTNKILEAYLKSKGVKDEDISINYTPFGHSDWQTRVADIVKFGSAGKKTAVVSTINGDANVPFYKELGNRGVQAKDIPVVAFSVGEEELAGIDTKPLVGHLAAWNYFESIDTPANKEFIAKWKAFTKNPKRVSNDPMEAHVVGFAMWVEAVKKAGTTDPDKVIDALPGTKAPNLTGGVSEMLPNHHITKPVFIGEVRGDGQFDVVWKTEGLVPGDAWSDELPGSKDLEADWVKLKCGNYNKVTKKCGGQGS; encoded by the coding sequence ATGATTCACTCTTTGCATGCGGTCGCTGAGCGACCGATTGCCCGCCGATGGCTCGCCGCCACGGCCGGTTTGGCACTATCGATGGCGGCGATTCTGCCCGCCAAGGCGCAGGAAACGATTAAGGTCGGTATTCTCCATTCATTGTCGGGCACCATGGCGATCAGCGAAACCACGCTGAAAGACGTGATGCTCATGCTCATAGAAGAGCAAAATAAGAAGGGTGGTCTGCTCGGGAAGAAGCTTGAGGCCGTTGTTGTCGACCCTGCTTCTAACTGGCCACTCTTCGCGGAAAAGGCGCGCGAGCTGATCACCAAGGAAAAGGTCGCTGCCGTGTTCGGCTGCTGGACCTCGGTCTCCCGCAAATCCGTCCTGCCGGTGTTCAAGGAACTGAACTCGATCCTGTTCTATCCCGTGCAATACGAGGGTGAGGAGAGCGAGCGCAACGTCTTCTATACCGGTGCTGCTCCCAACCAGCAGGCGATCCCGGCTGTCGACTACCTGATGAAGGAAGAGAAGGTGCAGCGCTGGGTGCTGGAAGGCACCGACTACGTCTATCCGCGCACCACCAACAAGATCCTTGAGGCTTATCTGAAGTCCAAGGGCGTCAAGGACGAAGATATCTCGATCAACTACACCCCGTTCGGTCACTCTGACTGGCAGACCCGCGTCGCCGACATCGTGAAGTTCGGTTCGGCCGGCAAGAAGACCGCCGTGGTCTCGACCATCAACGGCGACGCCAACGTCCCCTTCTACAAGGAGCTCGGCAATCGCGGTGTGCAGGCAAAGGACATCCCGGTCGTTGCCTTCTCGGTCGGCGAAGAAGAACTTGCCGGCATCGACACCAAACCGCTGGTCGGCCATCTCGCCGCCTGGAACTACTTCGAGTCGATCGATACGCCGGCGAACAAGGAATTCATCGCCAAGTGGAAGGCCTTCACGAAGAATCCGAAGCGCGTCTCCAACGATCCGATGGAAGCACATGTCGTCGGCTTCGCCATGTGGGTGGAAGCTGTGAAGAAGGCCGGCACCACCGATCCCGACAAGGTGATCGATGCGCTGCCTGGCACCAAGGCGCCGAACCTGACCGGTGGCGTGTCGGAAATGCTGCCGAACCATCACATCACCAAACCGGTGTTCATCGGCGAAGTGAGGGGCGACGGTCAGTTCGATGTGGTTTGGAAGACCGAAGGTCTTGTTCCGGGCGACGCATGGTCAGACGAACTTCCGGGCTCCAAGGATCTCGAAGCTGATTGGGTCAAGCTCAAGTGCGGCAACTACAACAAGGTCACCAAGAAGTGCGGTGGTCAGGGCTCTTGA
- the ureC gene encoding urease subunit alpha, whose product MPVKIKRSVYADMFGPTKDDRVRLADTDIIIEVEKDFTVYGEEVKFGGGKVIRDGMGQSQITNKQGAVDTVITNALILDHWGIVKADVGLKDGKIHSIGKAGNPDIQPGVTIIVGPGTEVIAGEGKILTAGGFDTHIHFICPQQIDDALMSGVTSLLGGGTGPAHGTFATTCTPGPWHIARMIQAADAFPVNLGFAGKGNASRPAALEEMVKGGACALKLHEDWGTTPAAIDNCLSVADDHDIQVMIHTDTLNESGFVEDTIKAFKGRTIHAFHTEGAGGGHAPDIMKVAGLKNVLPSSTNPTRPFTKNTIDEHLDMLMVCHHLDPSIAEDLAFAESRIRKETIAAEDILHDLGALSMMSSDSQAMGRIGEVIIRTWQTADKMKRQRGRLKDEKGDNDNVRAKRYIAKYTINPAIAHGVSHVIGSIEKGKMADLVLWSPAFFGVKPDCIIKGGSIVAAQMGDPNASIPTPQPVHYRPMFGAFGRALTASSVVFTSNAAVRAGLGKKLGIQKQMVAVKNTRGGISKKSMIHNGATPKLDIDPETYEVRADGELLTCEPADVLPMAQRYFLF is encoded by the coding sequence ATGCCCGTGAAGATCAAACGGTCCGTCTATGCCGACATGTTCGGCCCCACCAAGGACGATCGCGTTCGGCTGGCCGATACCGACATCATCATCGAGGTGGAGAAGGACTTCACCGTCTATGGCGAGGAGGTGAAGTTCGGCGGCGGCAAGGTGATCCGTGACGGGATGGGGCAGTCGCAAATCACCAACAAGCAGGGCGCGGTCGACACCGTCATCACCAATGCGCTGATCCTCGATCACTGGGGCATCGTGAAGGCCGATGTCGGGTTGAAGGACGGCAAGATCCACTCCATCGGCAAGGCCGGCAATCCGGATATCCAGCCGGGCGTGACCATCATCGTCGGACCGGGCACCGAAGTGATCGCGGGCGAGGGCAAGATCCTCACCGCCGGGGGCTTCGATACGCATATCCATTTCATCTGCCCGCAGCAGATCGATGATGCGCTGATGTCCGGCGTGACGTCACTCCTTGGCGGCGGCACGGGACCGGCGCATGGCACCTTCGCCACCACCTGTACGCCAGGCCCGTGGCACATCGCCCGCATGATCCAAGCAGCGGATGCATTCCCGGTCAATCTCGGTTTTGCCGGCAAGGGCAACGCCTCGCGGCCGGCCGCGCTCGAAGAAATGGTGAAGGGCGGCGCCTGTGCGCTCAAGCTGCACGAAGACTGGGGCACGACACCGGCGGCGATCGACAATTGTCTCAGCGTCGCCGACGATCACGACATCCAGGTGATGATCCACACCGACACGCTGAATGAATCCGGCTTCGTCGAGGACACGATCAAGGCCTTCAAGGGCCGCACCATCCACGCCTTTCACACCGAAGGCGCGGGCGGCGGCCATGCGCCCGACATCATGAAGGTGGCCGGCCTGAAGAACGTGCTGCCGTCCTCCACAAATCCGACACGGCCGTTCACGAAGAACACCATCGACGAACATCTCGACATGCTGATGGTGTGCCACCATCTCGACCCGTCGATTGCCGAAGACCTCGCCTTTGCCGAAAGCCGTATCCGCAAGGAGACCATCGCGGCCGAAGACATTCTTCACGATCTCGGCGCGCTGTCGATGATGTCTTCGGACAGCCAGGCGATGGGCCGGATCGGCGAAGTCATCATCCGCACCTGGCAGACCGCCGACAAGATGAAGCGCCAGCGCGGGCGTCTGAAGGACGAAAAAGGTGACAACGACAACGTCCGCGCCAAACGCTACATCGCCAAATATACGATCAACCCGGCAATCGCGCATGGCGTCTCGCATGTCATCGGTTCGATTGAAAAGGGCAAGATGGCCGATCTCGTTCTCTGGTCGCCGGCCTTTTTCGGGGTGAAGCCCGATTGCATCATCAAGGGCGGCTCGATTGTCGCCGCGCAGATGGGCGATCCCAATGCCTCGATCCCGACGCCGCAGCCAGTGCATTACCGGCCGATGTTCGGCGCCTTCGGCCGCGCGCTGACCGCGTCGTCGGTGGTGTTCACGTCAAACGCCGCCGTGCGCGCCGGGCTCGGCAAGAAACTCGGCATCCAGAAGCAGATGGTGGCGGTGAAAAACACCCGCGGCGGCATCTCCAAAAAGAGCATGATCCACAACGGTGCGACGCCAAAGCTCGACATTGACCCGGAAACCTATGAAGTGAGGGCTGATGGCGAATTGCTGACCTGCGAGCCCGCCGACGTGCTGCCGATGGCGCAACGGTATTTCCTGTTCTAA
- a CDS encoding energy transducer TonB family protein: MRAFSFVGFSFLVLTAMIGASLQANAQAQTSPAMAGWKRGATHRIAQHLNQSKPQLAQAINSLGAKATSARTVIGLQINRDGSVRSRHVQKSSGRAALDKIALQVVSGVGAFPPLPMGSGADTMTLSVPIHFENRVGPGQWRRAIVLHLYRHAAPLLRNNISGTVVVGFSLSRSGQVLSRGIRKSSGNKSLDDSVLRMVADAGPFPTAPSDIPGNNFSFSAPINVNALRPFF; encoded by the coding sequence ATGCGCGCTTTCAGTTTTGTGGGTTTTTCTTTTCTTGTTTTAACAGCCATGATTGGAGCGTCCCTTCAGGCCAACGCGCAAGCTCAGACTTCGCCAGCCATGGCAGGGTGGAAGAGAGGGGCAACGCATCGCATTGCACAGCACCTGAATCAGTCCAAGCCGCAGCTTGCTCAAGCGATTAACAGTCTCGGTGCCAAGGCCACTTCAGCCAGAACAGTTATTGGCTTGCAAATCAATCGCGATGGCAGCGTGCGTTCGCGGCATGTGCAGAAGTCCTCCGGCCGCGCGGCGCTGGACAAGATTGCTCTCCAGGTCGTGTCGGGTGTGGGGGCATTCCCGCCACTTCCGATGGGCTCAGGCGCGGACACGATGACGTTGTCCGTTCCGATCCATTTCGAAAATCGGGTGGGCCCTGGACAATGGCGACGGGCAATCGTGCTGCATCTTTATCGCCATGCCGCGCCCTTGCTGCGGAATAATATCAGTGGCACTGTTGTTGTAGGATTTTCGCTGAGCCGGTCTGGCCAGGTTCTCTCGCGCGGCATCCGGAAAAGTTCCGGCAATAAATCGTTGGATGATTCAGTTTTGCGAATGGTGGCCGATGCAGGCCCCTTCCCGACGGCTCCTTCTGATATCCCGGGAAATAACTTTAGTTTTTCGGCGCCGATCAATGTGAATGCGTTGCGCCCGTTTTTTTAG
- a CDS encoding urease subunit gamma: MLLTPREKDKLLIAMAAQVARRRLERGVKLNHPEAVALITDFIVEGARDGRSVSELMRDGAQVLTRAQVMDGIPEMIHDIQVEATFPDGTKLVTVHEPIR; encoded by the coding sequence ATGTTGCTCACACCACGCGAAAAGGACAAATTGCTGATCGCGATGGCAGCTCAGGTGGCGCGGCGGCGGCTGGAGCGTGGCGTGAAGCTCAACCACCCGGAGGCGGTCGCCCTGATCACCGATTTCATTGTCGAAGGCGCGCGAGATGGCCGCAGCGTCTCGGAATTGATGCGCGATGGCGCGCAGGTTCTGACACGCGCACAGGTGATGGACGGCATCCCGGAGATGATCCACGACATTCAGGTTGAGGCGACATTTCCCGACGGCACCAAGCTCGTCACCGTACATGAACCGATCCGCTGA